The sequence ATGTTCCACATCTAATTGATTTGTGTAGCCTAGATGTTCTCCGAGGTGAATTTTGTCTATTAAGAACTAAATTTTGTGAAGCCCCAGCATTAAATCTTGAATCATCAGACACAATCACCCAGTGTTACGAAAGGCGCTCGCCTCGTCGCCAAAGGCGAGAGGCGAGGCGAGGCGAAGGTTCATCGCCATTATCAGGCGAGGCGAGGCGAGGCGAGGATAATAAGGCGACCCATGGCGAGCTGTGGCGCTGAAAAGGCGAGATAAAAGGCGGCgcctttttgattaaaaaaatttgatttaataaaattagtcaaaattagggtttttttttacTCTCTCTCTCGCGATCGATCGACTCTCTCTTCTTCTCCATCGCGACTCTTCTCCCTCGCTGTCGCCAGCTTCTCCTTCTCCCTCGCTCTCCCTCGCAGCCTCGCTGTCGCCTTCAGCTTCTCCTTCTCCCTCGCCGACGACCCTCGTGAGTCGCAACTCTAGTTCCCTCCGACTTCCGACCCTCGCGACTCTCACTCTCTGTTTTCAGGTAATGTTTTCTGatttctgttcttcttcttcaaatttttctgttcttcttcttcatttttctgttcttcttcttcattttttttttcagttacTGTTCTTCACTTCTTCTGATTTCTGTTCTTTTTGTTTACACTTTACAGCAGTCTGTAaagtgtaaattttttttaaaaaattattttcctaattatttattccaatatTTCTAACAGcgaattaattgaatttaataatCAATGGCGGATGCTAGCAAAAAGAGGGACATTGGATGGAATTATGGCACTCAAGGAGCGACGAAAGATTCGGTCAATTGTAACTTTTGTGGGATTACTTTCAATGGTGGAATAACTAGACACAAACAACATTTAGTGGGTGGTTTCAAAAATGTTAAACAATGTGTCGCTTGTCCGTCGGAAATTAGAGAAGAAATAAGGGCTTATATGCAAAACAAAATAGCTAATAATCCCAAATTTCAAATGAGGCAACCGGAAGAATTTGTTGATATTGATGATCTTGATGTTGATGAAATGGATGATTATGCGGAAATGAGGCCTCCCTCCAAAACTCAAAAGATATCTTCTAGTGGAGGTTCATCCACCGCACGGAGTGTGACGAAAGGACCTTTGAACCtctatttttcacaaaaatcaacacaaaaagGAGGCTTAGAAAAAGGAGGAGGAATcgaagaaacaaagaaaattctaaGAGAGCGTGCGGTAAGTGCTTTTGCAATTTGGATGTATGATGCCGGGCTCCCTTTTAATTGCGTCAATCACAAATCATTCGATAAATTTATTGAGGCGGTTGGACAACATGGCCCCGGAATGAAGCCTCCTACATTCCATGAAGTTAGAGTCACTCACCTTAAAAAAGAGGTGgataaagtagaaaaaattgTTGAGGAGCATAAAGTGCAATGGACAAAGTTTGGTTGTTCCATTATGATGGACAAATGGACGGCACGAAATGGCaaaatgatcatcaatattttggtgaattcTCCAATCGGTAGTGTATTTCTTGGTTCGGTTGATGCTAGCAATGAATCTACCgattccaccaaaatgtacaaGTTATTTGAAAGCACTATCGAAAGAATTGGACCGGAAAATGTGGTACAAATTGTCACCGATAATGCTAGTGAGAATGTCAAAGCGGGAAGTATGATGATGGGTGCGTATCCACACATTTATTGGACTCCATGTGCCGCTCATTGCATCAACTTGATATTTGGTGACATATTCAAGGTTAAGCCATATGCTTCCGGTAATCAACCTATCCTTTAACTTTCTTAAGTTTCTTTATAGTCAATACTCAATAATTCATTAgctactaattaatttaatttaatctttCTATAACAGTTTTTAAGAAGGCCATCAGAATCCATTCTTACATTAGTCAAAGGCCATTGTTGTTAAACTTGATGAGAAAATTCACCAAAGAAAGAAATTTGGTGAAACCGGCCAAGACAAGATTTGCAACGGCATTCTTAACTTTGAGAGCTATgtacattcaaagaaaaaacttgaaaactttagtcCTCTCAACCGAATGGAATTCAAGCAAATTTGCAAAGGAAACTTCGGGGAAAGAAGTTGCCAATCTTCTTATTTCTATCCACTTTTGGAATGATGTTGTTCGGGCACTTACAGTTTGTAGCCCTTTGACAAAAGTGCTTCGTTTGGTGGATGGGGAGAAAAAACCACCAATGGGTTATATTTATGAGGCAATGGATAGAGCCAAAGAAGCTATTGCACATGGTTTTCGTGGAGTTCAGAAGCATTATGAGAAAGTGTTTCAAATTATTGATGCAAGGTGGTCAGAACAACTCCATCGGCCTTTGCATGCTGCAGGCCATGTTTTGAACCCAGGATTATATTATAAAGCTGAAGAAGAGGGAACTTTATTACAGAGTTTGTGGACCGAGTATTATGCATGTGTTGAGAAGTTGGTCCGTGATACAACAATACAAGATGCACTAATCGCTGAGCTTCCTAAGTACAAAATGGCGGATGGACTATTTGGTTGTGGTCCGGCTAAAAGAGCTAGAGACACAAGGTCACCGGGTAAGTGGGTTGATTTAGATCTTACATTCTTACTTATATTATTTGACTTACTTATAGTCACTaacctttaaatttattttattatagttgaATGGTGGTCACTATTTGGTAGTGAAACACCAAACTTGCAAAAGTTTGCCATGAAAGTGTTAAGCCTAACTTGTAGCTCATCTGGATGTGAGCGAAATTGGAGTGTGTTTGAACACgtaagtaaaaatttatatcctatttttcatattatattattatcaatatcAACTAGTTAATATCAATAACTTATGCACAGATTCATTCCAAAAAGAGGAATAGGCTTACACTATCGCGTCTCAATGATCTAGTGTACATTAAGTACAATAGAACATTGAAACGCCGTTATGATGCTCGTGATCTTATTGATCCAATTCGCTTGGATAACATAGATGATTCCAACGAATGGTTAGTTGGATGCCCCGAAGATCAAGATGATGAACTAGTATATGAGGATGATGATCTTACTTGGGGTAGTGTTGCTACGGCAATTGGAGCGGACGAGAGTATCTATCATCTTAGGGGACTTTCTTCAAGATCAACAGTACTTGACAAGGGCAAAGGAGTAGAAAGTACATCTTTAAGTTCATCTTCAAGTAGGACTCGGacactaattgatgaagaatacgaggaggaagaagatgaagagcaATATAATGATGTAGAAGATTTTGATCTTCAAGAGTTGgataattttgaagaagaatagaCTTTTAAAGTTTTggtttattgtattttgaattgtttggtCTTTAAAGTTTTAGACATTCTATTggtttttgaattgaatatttgctaatatgtgttattgctattaagactttggataaaatatgcaattaaatatttttaatttttggtattaattggcgCCTTTATTCAAAAAGGCAAGCGCCTCGCCGCTCGCCTCGCCGCGTGGCGAGGCAGGCCCTTGTCGCCTTTTGTCGCCTCTCGCCGTCCACAACACTGCAATCACCTATAATACAATACAgtataatataatcaaataaacatgcaataaaattaaaaaaaattacaaaaagttaaaaaaattctatgaaaattattatacttacATTCGAAAAATTCAATCTTCCACCAAATGGAGAATTATGTATAGGAAATTCACGCATACCATGTTGAATACCATATTGAGATCCACTAAATTGCGCAAAACCAAATATTGAAACCTGTGGAGTTACAAAACCAACTGATTACTGACTAGAAAAATTACATTAGTGTCAGAGGGCCCTGCAGAAAAATCAAACGTGGGATAATAAGGCTCGGGAGTCGCCACATTAGTGTTAGAGGGCCCTGTAGAAAAATCAATTGTTTCACCGGCGTTCCTTCTACCTCGACGTGCACCCTTTCTCGATGTTATTTGTCGTGATCGGCGAGATACTTGTACTGGTGGTGGTTAATCGTATTGAGTGGGAGGATTGTAATCAGGATCAAAGCTCAATCGCGTTTCCTGGAAGGCCGCATTAATTGACTCCATTGAAATACGAGCGACTTCCTCTGCATATTGTctcatttcattagattgattttcatcattttcaattATCTGAGCTCGAAGATGCTGCATTTCATGACCCCTGGcctataatgaataaaaaaatattaattacaaaaaaaatattaaagattgacataataatttaaaatttacataatatatatactaatgCCTCATGTCTTCCTGCCATGTGTTGATACCCTTTTTGTACAACATGTTGTGGATTTCCAATGAACATGCGGGTATGCCTCATGTACCAACGAAAGTAATCTGTTTGATCACTTACAAATGGAGGTCAAAACATACGATTTTGACGTTGTTCCCATAAATATTGTGTGTAGTTAAATGCATCtatatctttttgttttattttggatCGTTTATCACGCTTAAAATGATATTCGGAAAATTGGGTACACGGCCTAGAAATATGTTGTAAATAACCGAACTGTCTCACAACACGATCAACCATGTGCCACTCACGATAAATTCCATAAATAAGTTGCACCTGTACCATCCAGATACGTTGTCCCGACCGACACCACTCAGGCAATTCATTAATAACATCTTCCAAATAAGGTTGtcaaataaactataaaaaataattaagtaagataattataaaaataacattggcagaaaaataaaaaaaatatgtacatgaaaatgaacaatcttacaaaataatatttttgtaccATTATGTCATAAGATGTTTTACTTTTAAGGACCTAACAAGAATCTATGTATATGTCATTTTATTCACATAATTTTCTTGGATAGTGAAACATAAGTGCCTCATTTAAAGATCTaccaaacatatttttatttaaaatgaaataaaatatgaatagtttaaagtactaataatatataaataccTGTTCATCAGTTAGATTATCTAGTACATCCCTAATCACACTGATTACAATTCGTGcctcattttgatgatttctacGTCTCATCCATTTACGTGCAAGCGCAGTTGAAGCCTCAAGTTGATTGGTCCTTAGAGGCTTTGGCAATGATTGCAGGGGAATAATTTTTTCCCATGCCCAAATctacaataaataaattcaccattatttataatgaacttaaatttaaaagtgcatattactagtatatataaaaaatatttaattaaaaaatatgtataccTGCACTAAAGAGAGAAATCCACAAACTTCATATGATTTTTTCATTGATGCACGGCataaacaattatacaaatatgataatgCGGCTGCTCCCCATGCTTGAGTTGACACTAAATCTAAATTTCTCATGTCAATCAAAATGTCCAaatctattattattaaatcTATCCGGAAATATTGATCCACCACATaaccataataaatataatctaaATCTTTGTTGCACTTCATGCTCAGTTGAGTGATCATTAATACCATCCAAACCTTcaatataatcaattaatttatatgttaaCAATCTACTAACACCAGAAAAATAACTAGTATCGGGTAATCATCCTGTTAATTCAaatatcatttcttgtctacCTATAATCCCTAAAGAATCAGCTCCANTGAGTTGACATTAAATCTAAATTTCTCATGTCAATCAAAATGTCcaaattaatcttattattaGATTTATCCGGAAATATTGATCCACCACATaaccataataaatataatctaaATCTTTGTTGCACTTCATGCTCAGTTGAGTGATCATTAATACCATCCAAACCTTcaatataatcaattaatttatatgttaaCAATCTACTAACACCAGAAAAATAACTAGTATCGGGTAATCATCCTGTTAATTCAaatatcatttcttgtctacCTATAATCCCTAAAGAATCAGCTCCATTTAAAATTATAGGACTACCATCTACTATCATTCcgaataaaatttcaatatcttGTAAAGTTATGGTAGCCTCCCCAGTTCGCATGTGAAAAGTATGTGTTTCTGGACGCCACCTTTCAATTAAAGCAGAAATTAATCCGGAGTCATACGGCACACATCCTACATCAAGAATTCCTTTAAAtctacaatttttaaaatatttgacgGATGCGAGAATGTAATGGATGatatttcatatgttgccaaaatttaatatcaccacGACGCGTATATAAGCAAGACCTCTCTTCTTTTATGCTACCATCATATTCCTTCGGAACGatgatgaacttgaatttttaataCATCATGCTCTATTGGGCCAGGATGTACGTATACATTTCACAGATGCATATctttacacaaaaaataaaaagaaacattaacattaatataaatatcaaaagattgaatatatctacaatatcatataaaagtataaaattaattaaataaattaagaataaaataaattcaaactcATCTTATAAAGAAAAGGCTTTTAAAAACAttagaaatttagaaaaatagaaatGCTGTTAAgaattttggaaaattgaaaaactacAATGCAATTTGAATGAGCAAttcaatcaatttataacaaaGTAAAAGTGTAACATTCTGAGTTGACACTATTTGCTAGTGAATTGTAttcaatcaatttataacaaaataaaaattacactatTTGCATGtgaataacaattcaatcaatttataacaaaataaaaattacattattttcatGTGAATTACAATTCAGtcaatttataacaaaataaaaattaaactatttacaTGTGAAttacaattcaatcaatttataacaaaataaaaatgtaatatgTGACTTTGACACTATTTGCTTGTGAATtgacacaatttttttataaatgcatgtgaattttttttaaaaaggttgaatatttttgtaagaATTTGACATGTCACCTTTTTTTTAAGTTGACATGTGATtatcttcaaaaaaattttaaaaactatatatatatatatatcaaggaAATCGCTGCATAGGGagcgattttttaaaaaaaaaaaaacaaaattttttcaagaaaatcgctgcctaggaagcgattttatttttttttaattattttaatttagaattctatttGAACTCAAAcatcatttaaatttaaattcaatataatatctttttttagaaagaaaatatttttgttaccttacttgttcttaattttttaaaaataatgcatattttcttataagctatatatttgaatttcaaaaaaaattgaaaatcaacgaaatttatttttcctacgatttttttattattatttattaaaaaaatgatttttttttgagaaaatcgctgcctaggcagcgatttccattttaatttttttaaaaaaataaaatcgctcCCTAGGAAGtgattttcatttataaattttttttaataaaattgctGCCTAGAAagcgatttaattttttttataaaatcgctgcctagtcagcgattttaaatttaattttttttttttgaaaatcactgcctaggcagcgattttctaaaaaaaagaattttatttataaaaaaaatgaaatcgctgcctaggcagcgattttctaaatttttttttttacaaaaaattgaaaatcgttGTCTAGATAGcgatttgtatttttttttaaaaaaaatcacattttgcaaaatcgctgcagtggcagcgattttgctttttccggtggagtaaatcgctgttgttccagcgattttgccgttttggttaatataaaattttatatagcattttgaaatttttgttaatattttatatccttCAGGCTCCGGACTCACTAAATATAAGCGTCAAGCTGATGAAAGACATGAGAATTTGAAGcttttttgtattaaaagtattttcaaaaaagaGAGCAACCACATTCTCTTTTCGGAAATTCTTTCAATACAAAAAAAGCTTCAAATTTTCAGTAACACTCAAATGCAACCATGGATTTAGAGAATATTGTGGAGGtacttttttctctctttctattgCTTTCTTTTGTATCCTTTCCACAAAGAAAGAAACAGTAAAATCGATGCCACTTTTTACTCCACGCATGACCGTGGTTTGCATAATTTTAAGATATGTTCATTAATATTTCATTCATTACTTTAACTTTATATTTGATGAATACTTTTGATGATATTGTTATGACTACTattcacttcaaaaaaaaaggCAACACCATTTGCCATATAAATGTCAATTGTCCCACCGATATATGTATAGAGAATTACATATACTTTGGCATGCGTTATTTATTCGTTGATGTAaaagtattattatttgtaatttaaTAGATGTGAATACTCTCCAATAATTAGTGTTGTTATTCATATGTTATTTCATAATACTttcttagggcccgtttggatgggcttaataaaagtagctttaaaaaagtacttttgaaagtgctgaaacatatttttaaaataagcagttatgtgtttggataaaagtgctgaagctacaaaaaaaagtgttgatgtgtttgacaaat comes from Solanum pennellii chromosome 1, SPENNV200 and encodes:
- the LOC107011249 gene encoding uncharacterized protein LOC107011249 is translated as MADASKKRDIGWNYGTQGATKDSVNCNFCGITFNGGITRHKQHLVGGFKNVKQCVACPSEIREEIRAYMQNKIANNPKFQMRQPEEFVDIDDLDVDEMDDYAEMRPPSKTQKISSSGGSSTARSVTKGPLNLYFSQKSTQKGGLEKGGGIEETKKILRERAVSAFAIWMYDAGLPFNCVNHKSFDKFIEAVGQHGPGMKPPTFHEVRVTHLKKEVDKVEKIVEEHKVQWTKFGCSIMMDKWTARNGKMIINILVNSPIGSVFLGSVDASNESTDSTKMYKLFESTIERIGPENVVQIVTDNASENVKAGSMMMGAYPHIYWTPCAAHCINLIFGDIFKVKPYASVFKKAIRIHSYISQRPLLLNLMRKFTKERNLVKPAKTRFATAFLTLRAMYIQRKNLKTLVLSTEWNSSKFAKETSGKEVANLLISIHFWNDVVRALTVCSPLTKVLRLVDGEKKPPMGYIYEAMDRAKEAIAHGFRGVQKHYEKVFQIIDARWSEQLHRPLHAAGHVLNPGLYYKAEEEGTLLQSLWTEYYACVEKLVRDTTIQDALIAELPKYKMADGLFGCGPAKRARDTRSPVEWWSLFGSETPNLQKFAMKVLSLTCSSSGCERNWSVFEHIHSKKRNRLTLSRLNDLVYIKYNRTLKRRYDARDLIDPIRLDNIDDSNEWLVGCPEDQDDELVYEDDDLTWGSVATAIGADESIYHLRGLSSRSTVLDKGKGVESTSLSSSSSRTRTLIDEEYEEEEDEEQYNDVEDFDLQELDNFEEE